A single window of Nematostella vectensis chromosome 4, jaNemVect1.1, whole genome shotgun sequence DNA harbors:
- the LOC5513938 gene encoding monocarboxylate transporter 10 codes for MAHSTYYKAQTRCSEMAPNSESDPLQDVEIVEPAVEGPSQVLLEKGSEAGVVESSWSWLVCFAAFVILLIIGGINNSSALVYTQLLERYNKDRSDTAWVTSLASSLAHTFSILATYLCQAFGCRRIALASGVLCASALVCSAYSPSLKLLYLSYGVVFGLGSCLGLISSLLVIPQYFGQRLGLAVALSQLGSPVGVLVISSLMRYLFRTVGYRVTMVALACAQLLVVAGGITFRPVSTLESDKTIEQPVKPKATRSRTMSVFKNMRFVIWLFSLFIFIPALLIPVVHLIRLAQDRGVSVYNSSFLLYFIAITSAVTRPIMGRLSDWCPSGRVLIIQVALILMSLANILVPQAASFASLSVYACAYGTFDGCLWTMMYTITFDIVGKDQFPTAVGWLLFLISFPEVAGPPLAGWIFDVSKSYSVAFYISGGIMTFSAVAMLPLHSKLACLRENGSIQEEEQILEISPVSRDLAS; via the exons ATGGCACATAGCACTTATTACAAAGCCCAAACAAGGTGTTCAGAAATGGCTCCAAACAGCGAATCTGACCCTCTGCAAGATGTCGAGATAGTCGAACCCGCTGTTGAAGGACCGTCACAAGTATTGCTAGAGAAGGGGAGCGAGGCTGGGGTAGTGGAGTCAAGTTGGTCATGGCTCGTGTGCTTCGCTGCATTTGTTATTCTTCTCATTATCGGCGGAATAAATAATAGTTCAGCTCTAGTGTATACACAGCTGTTGGAGCGCTATAACAAGGACAGGAGCGACACAG CTTGGGTGACGTCACTTGCTTCCAGTCTCGCGCACACCTTCAGTATCCTAGCAACGTACCTCTGCCAGGCGTTTGGCTGCAGGCGCATTGCTTTGGCCAGCGGTGTTTTGTGTGCGAGTGCCTTGGTGTGTAGCGCTTACAGCCCTTCGCTCAAACTCCTTTATCTTTCTTATGGCGTCGTGTTCGGCCTGGGAAGTTGTCTCGGTCTCATATCCTCTCTACTAGTGATCCCGCAGTACTTCGGTCAGCGGCTAGGCCTAGCTGTGGCCCTCAGTCAGCTTGGCTCCCCCGTGGGGGTACTAGTGATAAGCAGTTTAATGCGCTACCTTTTTCGCACAGTTGGGTACCGTGTTACCATGGTAGCACTGGCGTGTGCTCAACTTCTTGTGGTAGCCGGGGGGATCACGTTTCGTCCGGTGTCTACCCTTGAGAGTGATAAGACAATAGAACAGCCAGTTAAGCCTAAAGCTACTCGTAGTCGGACGATGTCTGTGTTCAAGAATATGCGCTTCGTCATTTGGTTGTTCAGTTTGTTTATCTTCATACCTGCATTGTTGAtccctgtggtacacctg ATACGCCTAGCGCAAGATCGTGGAGTCAGCGTATACAACTCCTCTTTCCTACTCTACTTCATCGCGATTACCTCTGCAGTGACCCGTCCGATAATGGGGCGCCTGTCCGACTGGTGCCCTTCCGGACGAGTCCTCATCATCCAAGTTGCATTAATCTTAATGAGCCTAGCAAACATCTTAGTTCCCCAAGCAGCTAGTTTCGCATCCTTATCGGTGTACGCATGCGCGTATGGTACATTCGATGGTTGTTTATGGACAATGATGTACACGATCACGTTTGACATCGTAGGAAAGGACCAGTTCCCCACCGCCGTCGGTTGGCTGCTCTTCTTAATATCGTTCCCAGAAGTCGCGGGACCTCCGCTCGCTGGTTGGATCTTTGACGTGTCCAAGAGTTATAGTGTAGCGTTTTATATAAGCGGTGGAATCATGACATTCTCAGCGGTAGCTATGCTACCACTTCACTCGAAACTCGCCTGTTTACGTGAAAATGGATCAATACAAGAGGAGGAACAGATCCTCGAGATTAGCCCCGTCTCTAGAGATCTAGCAAGCTGA
- the LOC116619143 gene encoding uncharacterized protein LOC116619143 → METLREFISSCLACIPGFGPEGQDTANTGEPVGIMVKRANRKVGANTTSDMKIPDAEKETPDYSVFTVEAKKNMQGSTSDKGKKYPKLSKPKKGQLILVKSAQDQSKGKRQGIFPSLPKGPTSLVSNKKQSHSPAVSRAVSAMQAALDRFRSEDDCPVTPGSSVYQREGAMSTLLGVQNWEDVVEGREAARPATTASARETDEPATSSPWPSRASCSEYSDLPPTPDLDIVGMGYGGPSQRQLDKKYVLEKWFKRGGTENRESPERERLPRNAAPFLIDDPVAWEIDFAEKPLDDARRQRQQKKQKKIHKLRQQLKNKSIADQPDERLRSNGATSAVMWEIDFAEDRSEESHQKRLSKREKKLKRLAKKEKNTAEQDKDSQAPCKPTSPRDMYGGQDFKEALNF, encoded by the exons ATGGAAACATTGAGAGAGTTTATTTCAAGCTGTCTGGCTTGTATTCCTGGTTTTGGACCGGAGGGCCAAGACACCGCGAACACAGGTGAACCTGTGGGAATCATGGTGAAGAGAGCGAACCGAAAGGTGGGCGCCAACACAACCTCGGACATGAAGATCCCAGACGCCGAGAAAGAAACGCCTGACTACTCCGTGTTCACAGTTGAAGCGAAGAAAAACATGCAAGGCTCCACATCGGACAAGGGCAAGAAATACCCGAAACTTAGCAAGCCTAAGAAAGGACAGTTGATTCTGGTCAAAAGTGCCCAAGACCAGAGCAAGGGGAAACGCCAAGGCATTTTCCCAAGCCTGCCAAAAGGGCCCACGAGTCTGGTCAGCAACAAGAAGCAAAGCCATTCACCTGCTGTATCCAGGGCTGTGTCTGCCATGCAAGCCGCTCTTGACAGGTTCAGGTCGGAGGATGATTGCCCCGTGACACCAGGCAGCAGTGTATATCAGCGCGAAGGCGCCATGTCTACGCTCCTTGGAGTGCAGAACTGGGAGGACGTCGTGGAAGGCAGGGAGGCAGCAAGGCCAGCCACCACCGCTAGTGCGAGAGAGACGGATGAACCCGCTACTTCCTCTCCGTGGCCCTCCCGCGCGTCCTGCTCCGAGTACAGCGATCTCCCTCCGACCCCCGACCTCGATATCGTGGGCATGGGTTATGGAGGCCCCAGCCAGCGGCAGCTTGACAAGAAGTATGTCCTGGAAAAGTGGTTCAAGCGGGGCGGGACAGAGAACAGGGAATCACCTGAAAGGGAGCGGCTTCCCAGAAACGCCGCGCCCTTCCTGATTGACGACCCAGTGGCATGGGAGATCGACTTTGCGGAGAAGC CACTTGACGACGCCCGACGTCAGCGACAGcagaaaaagcaaaagaaaatCCACAAGCTTCGACAACAGCTCAAGAACAAGAGTATCGCTGACCAACCAGACGAGAGGTTGCGCAGCAACGGAGCCACATCTGCTGTCATGTGGGAGATCGACTTTGCAGAGGACA GATCCGAGGAATCCCACCAAAAGCGCCTATCCAAGCGAGAGAAGAAGCTCAAGAGACTtgccaaaaaggaaaaaaacaccgCTGAGCAGGACAAGGACTCGCAGGCTCCTTGCAAACCAACATCTCCTCGTGACATGTACGGCGGCCAAGACTTCAAGGAAGCACTCAACTTTTAG
- the LOC5513926 gene encoding vacuole membrane protein 1: MADTARRRSRRSLRGTEFSEKSSNADQIDSYSQLRVVDLRKELKLRGASPYGLKAELVARLRKLDTESKNTETKNVPDEMPANSLLRNDQMNHVEGPRERSKPSTTESEIPNNGTAHHTMSSDPAFEEELRRQRKLDQQKRHKIVLWRRPITTLHYFVLEVIILLHDYKERVLKHRKTCSLITFITLTTLLVYNVDGAHHHYIDEIEALAVWCAYWVGLGILSSVGLGTGLHTFLLYLGPHIASVTLAAWECVSLDFPEPPYPTDIKCPAPGHVSSSPVNMWTIMSKVRLEAFMWGAGTALGELPPYFMARAARLSGVEPDDEELDEVEELERMTSAAGQDLWTKAKKFVHDFVERVGFFGILICASVPNPLFDLAGITCGHCLVPFWTFFGATLIGKAVIKMHIQKSFVILSFSKHYVESVLEFVGTIPAVGPYIQKPFKIALEKQKEKLRGKSGKGTVASEPNILAWVFEKVVIAMIVYFLLSIINSMAQAYAKRLDEEKRQLMKQEKGE, translated from the exons ATGGCCGATACAGCAAGAAGAAGGTCTAGACGAAGCCTGCGGGGAACTGAATTCTCCGAGAAATCCTCCAACGCAGATCAGATTGACTCGTATTCACAACTCCGGGTAGTAGATTTGCGCAAAGAACTTAAATTACGTGGAGCTTCCCCTTACGGACTAAAGGCTGAACTG GTTGCTCGACTGAGGAAGTTGGACACAGAATCCAAAAacacagaaacaaaaaatgtACCGGACGAAATGCCGGCAAACTCTTTGCTAAG AAATGACCAAATGAACCATGTAGAGGGCCCAAGAGAGAGATCCAAGCCATCAACAACAG AGAGTGAGATACCTAATAACGGCACAGCTCACCATACAATGAGCTCTGACCCTGCATTTGAGGAGGAGCTGAGACGCCAGCGCAAGCTGGACCAACAGAAGCGCCATAAGATAGTACTATGGAGAAGACCTATAACTACGCTGCACTATTTTGTTCTTGAAGtcattattttattacatGACTACAAAGAGAG aGTTTTGAAGCACAGAAAGACCTGTTCATTGATTACATTTATTACTCTTACCACATTACTGGTGTATAATGTTGATGGTGCCCATCACCAT TACATTGACGAAATAGAGGCACTTGCTGTATGGTGTGCGTACTGGGTCGGTCTTGGTATTCTCTCTTCTGTTGGGCTAGGCACAGGCCTCCATACTTTTCTACTTTACCTG gGGCCACATATAGCTTCCGTGACTCTGGCTGCCTGGGAGTGCGTCAGTCTGGATTTCCCTGAGCCCCCTTATCCTACTGA CATCAAGTGCCCAGCTCCAGGCCATGTTTCCTCATCCCCAGTCAACATGTGGACAATTATGAGTAAAGTCAGGCTAGAGGCATTTATGTGG GGAGCTGGAACAGCTCTTGGAGAATTGCCACCTTATTTCATGGCAAGAGCAG CACGGTTGTCTGGTGTTGAGCCTGATGATGAGGAATTGGACGAAGTTGAAGAGCTGGAAAGAATGACCTCAGCCGCTGGCCAGGACTTGTGGACAAAGGCAAAGAAGTTTGTTCATGACTTTGTCGAAAGAGTCGGATTCTTTGGGATTTTAATCTGTGCATCT GTCCCAAACCCACTATTTGATCTGGCAGGAATAACATGTGGTCATTGCTTAGTGCCCTTCTGGACATTCTTTGGTGCCACACTCATTGGCAAAGCTGTTATTAAGATGCACATACAA AAATCCTTTGTAATCTTGTCATTTAGTAAACACTACGTTGAATCAGTGCTGGAGTTTGTCGG CACTATCCCTGCTGTTGGACCATATATCCAGAAACCATTTAAAATTGCCCTGGAAAAGCAGAAGGAGAAGCTTCGAGGCAAGAGTGGGAAGGGAACAGTTGCCTCG GAGCCCAACATTTTGGCGTGGGTCTTCGAGAAAGTAGTGATTGCTATGATTGTCTACTTTCTTCTATCGATTATTAACTCTATGGCACAGGCCTATGCCAAACGACTAGATGAAGAGAAGCGACAATTGATGAAACAAGAGAAAGGAGAATGA
- the LOC5513927 gene encoding nucleoredoxin, translating to MAKALESLLGKNLVGKHGQISVESLSGEGKIVGLYFSAHWCPPCRGFTPKLVEFYQNYRSKTNNALEVVFISSDKDEGQFNNYFKEMPWLSLPFSERERKKKLSQKFKIAGIPTLVLLEGKDGSVITRDGRGALIEDQEGKNFPWRPKPLSEIISGSLVNKNGEVINAGDLKGKIVGIYFSAHWCPPCRAFTPELVSTYDAVRKANNAFEVIFVSSDRSQDSFKDYLNTMPWFAIPYEDSDRRLAVSKHFGVEGIPTFIIVDENWKIISTNGRTIVLHDKLGKEFPWRIKPYDDLNPITALIVNEETCAIYFADGEEETLKQAREMFQPLADKIAKDAAEKGEDRPITFLCARNDEVAESLREFASLPDDENILVILDIPSRRVFVSDNDVITTENAREFVNNYLADKLQGRLLH from the exons ATGGCCAAAGCACTGGAAAGTCTTCTAGGCAAGAATTTAGTTGGTAAACACGGCCAAATTAGCGTGGAAAGCTTGTCTGGCGAGGGCAAGATTGTTGGGTTGTATTTCAGCGCGCATTGGTGCCCTCCTTGTAGGGGCTTCACTCCGAAACTTGTGGAATTCTACCAAAACTACCgatcgaaaacaaataatgcGCTGGAAGTTGTGTTCATAAGCTCGGATAAAGATGAGGGGCAGTTCAATAACTATTTCAAGGAGATGCCGTGGCTTTCTTTGCCCTTCAGCGAGCGGGAACGAAAA AAAAAGCTTTCTCAGAAATTCAAGATCGCAGGCATCCCAACGCTGGTGTTACTTGAAGGCAAGGACGGCAGTGTTATCACCAGAGATGGGCGGGGTGCCCTCATAGAAGACCAGGAGGGAAAAAACTTCCCTTGGAGACCAAAACCTCTATCAGAAATTATCAGTGGTAGCCTTGTAAACAAGAATGGGGAAGTTATCAATGCTGGGGATCTGAAGGGAAAAATTGTAGGCATATATTTTTCAGCTCACTGG TGTCCACCATGCAGAGCCTTCACCCCAGAACTGGTATCAACGTATGATGCAGTGCGTAAAGCAAATAATGCTTTTGAAGTCATATTTGTCAGTTCTGATAGAAGTCAAGATTCATTCAAAGACTACCTAAACACCATGCCATGGTTTGCAATACCCTATGAAGATTCTGACCGGCGATTAGCTGTCTCAAAACATTTTGGAGTTGAAG GGATTCCTACTTTTATTATAGTTGATGAGAACTGGAAGATTATATCCACAAATGGGAGGACTATTGTGCTGCATGATAAACTTGGGAAG GAGTTCCCATGGAGGATAAAGCCTTACGATGATCTAAACCCCATCACTGCCCTAATTGTTAATGAAGAGACATGTGCAATATACTTTGCAG ATGGGGAGGAAGAAACTCTCAAGCAAGCAAGGGAAATGTTTCAGCCACTTGCTGATAAAATTGCTAAAGATGCAGCCGAAAAAGGAGAGGATCGTCCCATAACGTTTCTCTGTGCTCGTAATGATGAAGTTGCGGAAAGCTTGCGTGAGTTTGCCTCCCTTCCAGACGATGAGAACATTTTAGTGATTCTTGATATCCCATCTCGGAGAGTGTTCGTCTCCGACAATGATGTCATCACAACGGAGAATGCAAGAGAATTTGTTAATAATTACTTAGCTGACAAACTGCAGGGAAGATTATTACATTAG